Below is a window of Christensenella minuta DNA.
CTTGCGGGGAACACCTCGGTGATGATCCCCTGGTTGTTCGCCATGGCTGCCGCGCCGCCGATTCCCTCGATCGCCCGGGAAACGATCAGCGTATTCAGGTCGTGCGACAAGCCCGCCATCAGCGAACCGATGGTAAATACCGCGGTGCCGAACATAAAAAGCCGCCCCTTGCCCTTGATGTCGCCGAGCCGGCCGAAAAGCAGAATAGACGCGACCACGGCAATCAGGTATACGATCACCACAAGCTGGATCGATTCCATATCGGTCTTGAGGTCCTTTACCATCACGGGCAAGGCCACGTTTACGATCGTGCCGTCCAGCGTTGCCATGAAAGGCATAAAGATCAGGACGGCGAGGATCGACCATTTATGTTTTGCATAATATTCCGGAGAGGTACGGTTCGTCATTTTACGGTCTTCCTTTTTCTCTGAGATAGTAAGTATATACCCCATGAAAAAGGGAATAATCTAAAAATTACGCTGTCAGGCGCTGGGGACAAGATGGATGAGCAGCACCTCGCTCGGCGCAAACAGGCGAAACGGAATGACGGAAACGCCGAGGCCCATACTGATAATCATCGCGGCGCGGCCACTCGTATAAAGCCCGTCCGAATATTGAGGGAAAAGCGTATGGCTTCCCGGGGAGATGAGGGCTTTGCCGCCCGGAAGGCGGATTTGTCCTCCGTGGGTGTGCCCGCAGAGCACAAGGTCTGCGCCCGTCCGGTCATAGCCGCCGCGAAAAGGCAGGGGATCATGCGCCAGCAATAAATTGAAGCGGCCGTCCTGCGGAAAACACAGGCGCCCCGCGCTGTGCGCGTCAATCGTAGGGTCGTCCACCCCGCCGATATTGAGCGCTGTGCCGCCCGCGGTAAAGGAAACATGTCTTCCGTCCAGCACGGTCACGCCGTTTTCCGTAAAAATGGCTTTGGTATAGTCCGCCCACATACGTTCATGGTTTCCCGTCACAAAAAAAGAGGGAAAAGCGCGGCCTCCCGCCCATGCGGCCACATTTTCGATATACGCCCGGTTGGGATGCTTCGTATGGGAATGGTAGATCATATCCCCGGTGATCGCCACGAGGTCGGGCCGCAGTCCCTCCACTGTCTCAAACAGGATGCGGTTCTTCCTGCCGAACGATTTTTCATGCAGGTCGGAAATCTGCGCGATCCGCACAGGCGTTTTGATCTTTTCGTTTTTTATGGTATATTCAGTCACGCGAAACATTAGCTTATCCTTATCCATCGCAATTTGGCAACGACTCTATCATACTACGATCCGGCGGCCGCAGGCAACAGCCGCGTGACTGTGATCTCGGGCCGCGCGAAGAGGCGGAAAGGGATCACCGAAGATCCAAGCCCCATGCTGATAACCATCGCAGCGCCGTCTTTGGTATAAAGACCGTCCGAATATTCGGGGAAAAAGCCGCCGTCCGCATAAAAAATGGCTTTCGTCCACGGCAGGCGGACCTGTCCGCCGTGCGTATGCCCGGCAAGCACAAGGTCCGCGCCTGCCCGGGCATAATCTTCAAAAGCGCCGGGACGGTGCGCGAGCAGGAGGCAAAAATTCTCTCTGCCGTTAAAATCGATCCCGGAAATACTGTCAGGGTCGATATCGGGATCGTCGATCCCGCCGATGGAAAGCACTGTGTCTCCGACATTAAAAGACGTTACTTTTCCGTCAAGGACCGTCACGCCGTTTTTCGCAAACGCTTCCTTCACCGCCTGCGGATGATACCGGTCGTGGTTACCCGTGATGAAAAAAGACGGCGCGGTCTGCACGCAGTTTTTCGCGAGGGTTTCCATATAGGGAAAATTGGGGGAATCGGTGTAGGAATTATAGATGATGTCGCCCGTAATAACGATCAGGTCGGGCTGCACGCTCCGTACCGCCGCAAACAGGCCGGCGTTATCTTTTCCGAAAGACTTTTCGTGCAGGTCGGAAAGCTGGACGATCGTAA
It encodes the following:
- a CDS encoding metallophosphoesterase, with translation MDKDKLMFRVTEYTIKNEKIKTPVRIAQISDLHEKSFGRKNRILFETVEGLRPDLVAITGDMIYHSHTKHPNRAYIENVAAWAGGRAFPSFFVTGNHERMWADYTKAIFTENGVTVLDGRHVSFTAGGTALNIGGVDDPTIDAHSAGRLCFPQDGRFNLLLAHDPLPFRGGYDRTGADLVLCGHTHGGQIRLPGGKALISPGSHTLFPQYSDGLYTSGRAAMIISMGLGVSVIPFRLFAPSEVLLIHLVPSA
- a CDS encoding metallophosphoesterase — translated: MRKHGKRILFFLLAAFFAVNIWVFMLGQNETLNIAEFEIGSDKIENPVTIVQLSDLHEKSFGKDNAGLFAAVRSVQPDLIVITGDIIYNSYTDSPNFPYMETLAKNCVQTAPSFFITGNHDRYHPQAVKEAFAKNGVTVLDGKVTSFNVGDTVLSIGGIDDPDIDPDSISGIDFNGRENFCLLLAHRPGAFEDYARAGADLVLAGHTHGGQVRLPWTKAIFYADGGFFPEYSDGLYTKDGAAMVISMGLGSSVIPFRLFARPEITVTRLLPAAAGS